From the Nematostella vectensis chromosome 7, jaNemVect1.1, whole genome shotgun sequence genome, the window AATATACTAGAGGTAAAATTACGCAGTACACCCATTCTACACTTAATGTACACATTGAGAGGTGGAAATTTGGGAAAAAGTCATCACAAGCTATTTTGAATGTTTGTGTCTTAAATTAAAGTAAAAATGTTCAGTATACAAGACCCCAAAAAAGTAGCATGTAatcttgaaaaacaaaaaaaagatatataagGTTGTTTTGGAACTATTATTTCAATCTTAAGTTCATTTTTTGAAACAATGAAACCACATTTAACATTTCtgaaattttattaaaaccgCTTTTTGGCATACGAGACATGCTTTTATATTTTCGAAGGTATCATTGGCTCAATCTATGTAGCAAAAggcaaaacaaaatatcaagattcttgtttttcattgttttctgaTAGCTGAATTAAtccaaaatcataaaataaaaaataaatatgtctAAACTCTTGTTAACTTCTGTAATTGGGACCAAAGGTTTCATGAATCCCGTCTTTTATGAACCTTTGGcaaatatgttttaagaaaattgaAAGGTATCTGGTACAATTACTGTGATACATTAAAAAGAAAGATGTTTTTAATTGACTCACGTGGTAACGGAGGTTTCTACTAGAATGCCATTACACTTAATAATAGAAAAACTAACTATTGCAATCTTTCGAAGAGGGACTTTTGTACTTATTTCAACTATATAGctattgaaagaaaaataaaacataataatttaatgttttataaaaaaatataaactactAAGAATACATTGTAGGAAGTATGCGCTAACCAGTCAACTGACTGGCTGGAAATAATGAAAACGCAAACAAAACCTGGAAGAGAACACATAAATCTTCCTTAGAAGCCACATGCTAGGCACTTCAGTATCATTCTTATAAATTCCGCTTTAAACGAAAGACAAGAGAGGATAAACGTACATAAATTATAATACTTGGATAAAAGTCACCTCTGTTACTTCTTGCGTTGAACTTACTTGATTCGGATACTtcgattttttgttattaatttGCAGTGCGCTGAAGCTTTGTTAAGGTTTTTCTTTTGCAGAGATTTGGGTCGATACCTAACTTGCACATAGAACTGAGCAAAACTAACAATTTCACCAATTGAAAAATATTAAGTGTGCGCTGGGTATATACATTGTTGCGCGGCATAACTAGATTTGATATAGAGCATTAGGAACTTTATCCCAGTATAGAGCTTAAAATCTCCTCTGTAAGGAGATAGACACGTTATTTTGTGCTTTCAACTTTTCGTAACCTCCGTTACCAATTTTAGTTACGATCGCATAAAGCCAAAATGCAGGTATCTTCTACTGAAAACCTATGAAATGCATTTCCACTATTACACCTCCGATTCTATTATCTAGAAATGTAATTGCGAGTGTCATTTGCGTGCAGTAAACTCGACCTCGATGGAAGTACTATTTGACTAAAAGAGCATTTTGCTGGATGGATGCAATTGAGCCTCGAACTAACCGAAAAGAGACCAAAGAACTCAAACTAatgtttaaaatatatttctagGCTCTAAACATTTCACTAAGCTTAAGAAAAGACTTGTTTGACCAGAAGCTGAAGATCCTAAACTCGCGGTAACGGAGGTTATGAGGTAACGCAGGGTAACGGaggttattttttaaacaatctGTTGATGTCACATCTTCGAATTCACGCTTAGCAGAAATACCTATATTGTATTGCGTTCATTTCAATCAGTTGTAAAACCTGTAAagttcacaatccactgagaCTTTTTGATCTTGGAAAAAATGCGGTAACGGAGGTTACGTTCTTATCTCTACGCTCCAATTtgacattatttaaaataggtaACTTCTTAAAGATTTGAAttctctagaaaaaaaaaaacttgatttgATAAAGTACCGACCATGGGCTTCAGATTGGGCTTGGTAATATCATCTATCGCCCAAACTTACTGCCTGAAAAATATATGTTAATTGAGGTAACGGAGGTTATTAAGAAATTGTGGACATTGCATCAAAATTCGGGGAAAATATAGGCACGATGATAGCTTATCATTTTTTCTGTAGGGAAAAATGTTGTTCCCTGTGGTCATTTTGAAAGTGATTTCACTTTGATTCGCCACGGTAAACCTGCTTAACGTTAGGGCTATTTATTGAAAGTTAGACAGTGGACATGAGATGGCCAAACTGGCAGCTTTCAAGTCAAATTGCGGCAAAATGGCGAATACTTGCTCAATAAAGCTGTATACCGTTTGAAAGGTCCAGCTTCGTAATTTTGAAAAACATCAATATCTGATCTTGTAGGATAATATTCTGCCAACTTTAACAAAAAGGTTTAAATCGTAATGTGTACATTTAGCGTAGAATGGGTGAATATCTTGTTGGCATAAGATTGTTGGcaagatgatgatgttaataATGGTTTATTTCATCGCCATTGCAGCAAATGCTGAATAACAGCGTGGCCAGGACATACATATATAACAAGCAAAATACAAGAGGATTTGGCCTCACTTCAGataaaatttcatttttctaaaatatatttttatcaaatatgTATAACATCTTGTTTGTAAAAAGCGCATTTCGGTCAAACcttatttattgttttcaaagaTGAATTATATGATAGAAATTGAAATTTTGTAATAGCTATCAAAAAAGTTCCAATTCGATCGGAAATCACACACTTCTTAAAATCAGCTTACGGAAACGGGTGCTTTTTctcacttggtattttgctacgatgacaaaatggcgactgACAGAGATAGAGATTGTACCGGAGTCGCGATCCATAAATAGTAGACAGCGattctaaataataacaaatccCCGATGATACAAGAAAAAGTGACAAACCTGATATTGAGTTATTTGTCTAAGATTAGTTTTGGATTTTTCTATTCACTTTTCTGTTGCCGAGCAAACAACAGTCAATAACACATGGGCGACATACGAAACCACTTTTCTCATGAACCTTTTCCTACTTTAATTCAGCGTACATGaagtttgtctttttttaggTATTTGCCGTATGATATTCATAACTTGATTaacattttcaatcaaactTGACGGGGTGCGCGGATGTATGCAAGTGAGGGCTCAATAAGCTCCAACTTTTGTTTAACCCAATTTAAGGTAGACAGTTTATCATTTTGTATGGTATTATCTCCCTAGGGACACTTAATGTAAGAGGATTTTCTGTTATTTGTTTAAGTCTAAAAAAATTGCGATTTGATTTTACAGATACTTAAATTCGTAGAGTTCCTATAATAAATCTCGAATATCCATGGGGTACCATAAGGAATACTTGTGATGTTCCTATTAAAGATTACACTTACCATGCTGTCTCAAATACGACACTCCGTCAACGACTCTCGAGGTTTTACTTGTTGGGCCACGTTTGATGCTGAAAAGAGTTATTTCAAACATATTCCCTATTTCCTTGACTACTGATTTTTTGCCGGGAAAAATGCGTAACGTCGATTGTAATAATTGTAAATGCTTGTCAATTCTAATGATCAGCATTGTTCTGTTCTAATCTATGGCTTCTTTGTATGTTTTATTGAGTGCATGAAAATGTCTGAAACTTATTCAATGACCTGTCAGGATTGCGCTTTGATTTGCGCGTTAAAAAAACTATTCGCCATCCcctatttttttagatatacCGTGAAATCAAGAAATATAATCATCACCTTGTGAAATGATTCCATTTATTTAGAGTAtattatacatttttattaaggtataaataaacaaatcttGTCATACGATTTCATTTATTTAGATTAGAGTATACATTTTTATTAAGgtattaatttaatttaaaacTTGTGGAAGATCGTTGCCCTAGCAGCCAATCGCGAGAGGATTTTTGAAGTAGATATGTTGCACAGACACCACGGGATAATCGACGATGCAGTTGGGCATGTCCTTTTCCTTGATCGATCTCTATGGTTAGATAAAAGgagaaaagttaaaaaaaaatatatcaaatataaaaaatattttattaacacaGCATTCAAAGCCCGTTGCTGAATCGAGCTGTAGTGATGAGCGTTTTTGGACAAACAGTCAGCTTTAAAGTGTTGTTTTTATATCCCAAGTTTCTAGTCACTTCACATACCATAAACTCCAAATGGAATATACCTCAAATTTTGATCCCCTTtcgaagaagaagaaaatacACCCCGAAtcaaaagagcaaaaaaaaaggcatGAAATTTtgcaattctcaatatataggctcaagattccgcatacaaggagttccaaaagcttaattccaaattttaaagaaatttagaagatatgaaatttagacattagcgagcaaagttggcttaatttctgatcagagcccgacagAGCCCGACCCGAAAAAACACtttatgttggtttacataacataagaaacctctatgcaaaaattcaagcttaccgaagttaaccagaccttatttagggaaaacttgccattttttttgctctgtcccCCCAACCCACCAGCGTCAGAGGGAGCTTATTGCCAATTCATTGTTTTAGAGAGAAAGACGGATCCCGTGTTATGTCCTCTTATTCACCATATCTaataaccaatcagaaagcgagATTACGGGGGAGTTTTGTAGGAAAGAGATAGACACGCACTAACCCCAAAGATTGCAGGAGGCGGATGCTCCCATCGATTGGTCTTCTCTACTTTCAGCGGTACTGCCCAACCAAAGCCATGCACCTTGTGGCTAGTCTTGTCCACCAATAGGAAAACAGGAAGCGCGTAATCACAGTCAAACGTTTTGGAAATGTTGTAATGGTAGTGGACACCTGAACGGTAGGGAGGAAAAAGGATTTAAGTCTATGTAATCAAGAAAGCATTTTacctattaataacatttaaCAACATTTGTTTTTACATTTCTGAGGTTATGTCTGCGGATATATGTATATAGCTTTTAACCCAACAATTCTATTCTTTTAGTGTTATTTTTGATAAAGCATTAAAATTTTCCATTAGTTTTTCTAAGCCAAATACACATAAACCAACAATGGATTTGTGGTTTTGACAAACCAATTGCGGCAGAAAACCGCTAATTCAAGCTATCGGTTAACTCGATTAGTAAGCTTTTATCCCGTACTAATATGCTGATTGTAATCGATCCAATTGAATCGATTACCTTCTATGTCAATAACACATTACCCTCCCTTCACAGCTCGATCTCGCGGGATTTAACTGTAGTTCTTACCCATAGCTCGCACGCATTCCCCCTCGACCCACGGCGTGTTGCGAAACTCATCTACGTTCAGCGGTATCTCCATGAATTTAGGCTTTTCCCCGCCATTTTTCATCTGAAGCCAAAGTCGGTCACCAATGATTGGTTTGTCCTTGGGCTTACAAGGCTTTTTTCGGCAGAGACAGATACGCTTTGGGTCACGGAAGTACATCGTGGCCGAGACAGTGCCGTCTTGATTTTGGAGCCATGGGTGAGAGTTGTGGACCGTGGGGAACCGGGCCATGGGAGTTATCTGTAAAATAGACATGAAAACCTTATATCTGAACACACTAATGCTGTTATATCTATTTCTATAGTAAGTCATGGACGGATCTAGAATTTCTCgaagagggggaagggagcCACCATCCTAAAAGAAAGGGGTTTGGGGGGATATATCAAATGGATGGCGGGAGGTTAACTCccgaacatttttttcttttatgagtATTCCCCAGCTCCCAGCCCTCTAGCTGGTAGCGTATattcatatcaagaaaattgagcccaaaattgtcgttttttggcaaacgcggtcacttccatataaggaaactaatatattccttatttggaaaatctgcatgattcttgtaatttttaagatGAGCGTACTccaggggcttcgtaaactttatgacttatagccagaagagaaaaacagttactgtgaccatctttagttagTTGAGAAGGTCCGTGAAAagtttcctcggtaccagacccccaaaacgacaacgttttcttcatatggcgCAGATGCAATGGATACCTACCGTAGTTTGCGCGCCCGCGATGTACCCATCACAGTCGTAAAGCAGTCTCGTAGTGATGTCACCATCTTTCTGGTATCGGTAACCTTGGAAACTGTTACGTGGTTTATCTGGGGATTTAATCCATATGGGGTCACGATATgaattttatcaaaataaagatgataacctgtgacgtcatcggaAGCATTAGAAAGGGGCGCTTACCACTGCAGCTGGCGTCACGTGACCAGCCTGCCGCGCCTGCTGCCCTAGAGCCCAGCGGTAACTTGTCGAACTTGCCGAACGTAactgaagtaaaaaaaaaaaatacaaaaaaggaGAACTCGAGAAATCTAAGTAGCGACACAAAaactatattaaaataaaagaataaaaagacTTACTGTCCAGCGTGTCCCAGTCTGTTttgtctgaaaaaaaaaataagacattACACGGAAAAATAAAAGCGCACCGAACCCAAAACAGGGTTCTTTAGGATGAACGCGTAAGTTTAAGGGATTTTTAGGGTTTCAACATTTTCTCTGCAGTGTTCAGAGGGCGAAAAACTTTTGAGATTTTTATGTAAATTATGTGCTTACTTTTTGGCAGGATTCGATGGAGGATAGAAGCACTCAACACCCAAAGGGTTTTTCAGGATGAACGCGTAAGTTTAAGGGATTTTTAGAGGGTTTCAACATTTTCTTAGCAGTATTTAGGGGGCGAAAAACGTTTGGCAGGATTCGATGGAGGATAGAATTTCAAACAGAGGTGTTTAGCTACAAATGCGATAATATGTAGTTGCGTGTCAGTATACCAGAAAAAAGATTCATTTTATAATTATCGACAAACAGACAAAGTCCGGTTAAAAGTTTTGTGGTTACGGTTTGCTGCTAGGATACGCTCATGCACTGTTGTATCAATTTGCAGGTTAGCGGttcttttaaagaaaaataactatTCACTTTTCATCTTCTTAGATAAGGTGTGGTAGCTTTTCTTACCTTTTGCTTTGTGGGAGGAGACGATTGTGGCGACACAAATAAACGCTATGAAACAGAAACCGAAATACATGTTGTGCGAACTAGACCTGCCGTGTGTGGGGAACGACGAGAGCTGGATAAAATGACAAAGATAAAACAAATGTAGCAACGCTACATATAACTTAAATGACAATTTACCATTTATTAAAAGACCAACTAGCACATATGTAAAGGTTTTAATTACTTCATGTATGTAACAACTGCGGTTTCACACGTATTCCGCGAATCACAGTGCAAGTTTTTCATAGTATTTGTATAGTTATTGACTCAAACTAATAAAACGCTATCAAGAGATGTGGGGTTCATAGTGTAACTGCTGTTTTATTCCGGTGTTAACGGATTTATTGGTGTTTGTGTATTTTTCGAGGATCACATTCGACAGAATGGCTAAATTTTAAAATGTGTCAACATTATTATAAGAAGAAAaattatgtgtttttttctacaaacaAACTCACAACATTTGTCTAATATGAGGCGTTAACATAccaaagagaaataaaaatcaGTTTAGTCTAGTTTCTctgttgttataaaaaaaagaagttatGTATAGGATAATTATAGGATTATAGGATAATATCAATTACATAATACTTTTTgactttatttcttttttcaataaaaatgtttttttgtgtgaatgaGATAGCGAGATCTCTCCATGAAAGGGTTTAGTAACAAAACAAGTCATTAAAGTGCCGTTCAATAATAATATGGTACAATGTAACctcttttaaaaaagtaataaattaataataaataaatataaccaTATATTTAAAATTCTTACTCATTTAGGAGAAGAGGGACTTGTCATTTCCGTTGCCCGTATTTTTgccaagaaaaacaaatttatgtATAAGGGAGGTAGTATGACTAAAGATgtggttatatttgataataTAGGTCACTTTCGGAACACGTCTCGACTATAAAAATATTCGAAATAATTCTAATTTTTCTATAGAGAAGTGTATCACTAAAGGTTATTTGTTATGCAGGAGAAGAAAAATAGCAATGACGGGTGGTGATTTTTATCCACCGGTACATTTCGCGCACGCGCAAACAGTCCACCTGTTGAAAGCcgctttgtaaaaaaaatataaatctcACTCTGCTTCAAAATAGAGTGATCATTTTGCCTGGGACAATATGCAAGTTGTTCGGATTTAAAGAAGTGAATATAAACACTATACCGATAATGTATTGGTTTTTATATTTCGTCCATTCATACCAAGCTTTGTGTGAGGAGCAAGAATTTCGAGAAAAATGGGGTTCAATTTGTGAATTCCACTGCTAGAAATGAGCCGTGAAGCTCGATGGTCTTTGATGATCTACATAAGACATCGACGAAGAAGGCTAGTGATTGTACTAACGACTCTTTTATTCGCCATTATTATTCTAAAGATACTCTTTACCGAAACCCGAGATCAACGTGTGGTGGACTTTTTGAGAGACTGGTGCCGAGTGAGGCGAGCAAGAGTGGACTGGGAACAAGTTCTCAAACCTTGCAAAGGACGCACAACGTGGGGCGCAAAGCATGATAGGTGGGATAGCAGTCAGGAGACGGACCCTGGAGCCAGTTACATACTGTTATGGGATATCCACCCCGCGGGTGAATTCACAAGATTTAGTATCCAGTCCCAAACGACTGCTGGTCGGCCAAAGACGATAGGAGGGGACTCGTGGCGGGTGCAAATTAACGGCCCGTCCTCTGTGGCAgggacagtatttgaccaCGCTAATGGGACCTATGAGGTATTGTTACTGGTCACTGTACCGGGGCTCTATAGTGTGGATGCGGTGCTAGAGTATTCCTTGTGTAATGGCTACACGGACCCGCCTGCTGACTGGTTCATCATTGGTGAgtcagaaaacaaaatatattattcgatagcttttattttttgcttttctctTCTTCCGTGCATTGTGCTATGCCCGTAATGACAAGGTGCCCGTGATGTAGAGGTGTTTGTGAGGCGAGGGTTGCCTGTATTTCTGTCCATAATAACAAGTTGCCCGTGATGACAAGGTGCCCGTGATGTAGAGATGTTTGTGAGGCGAGGGTTGCCTGTATTTCTGTCCATAATAACAAGTTGCCCGTAATGACAAGGTGCCCGTGATGTAGAGATGTTTCTGTCCATAATAACAAGTTTCCCGTGATGACAAGGTGCCCGTGATGTAAAGATGTTTGTGAGGCGAGGGTTGCCTGTATTTCTGTCCATAATAACAAGTTGCCCGTAATGACAAGGTGCCCGTGATGTAGAGATGTTTCTGTCCATAATAACAAGTTGCCCGTGATGACAAATTGCCCGTGATGACAAGGTGCCCGTGATGACAAGGTGCACATGATGCAGGGATGCTTGTAAATAGCCGTTTTGTTaataatatcaaataaatCTTCAGGGTCCGCACAAGGAAAAGGGCAGAAAGAAGGAGTTCTTGGAACTGAAAGGCCGTATCTGCTGAAGAAACTTTGGGGCGGCCAGCCGATTACTGTGACCATACCGCCCGCCCCGGACAACCGGACGCTGTTATCAGGTGGGCATTCTTAGATGTAGGCTTGCTTCACACGGAACCAGGATATAGCAAGAGGAGGGGGAAGGGTACCTATTATTTAGCTATTTTTGCATTAAGCAAAATAATGTTTTGATCGGTCAAGGGGGATGTCGTGCACTCTTGTGTCCACCTTTAGGTACACGCCCCAACCCCCGAACTACACGTCACGCAACCCCTTAAAAACACACCAGCTACCACCCTTGCTACACAACCAACCCCCTCCTAGCTACACGTCACTTACCCCCCTAGCTACACCTAACTCACCCCCTAACTACACGTCACTCACCCCCCCTAGCTACACCTCACTCACCCCCTAACTACACGtcactcacccccccccccctagctacacgtcacTACACGCCAGCTATACACCACTCTCTCTCGCTGTCTATATACTACTCCCTTCCCCTCAAGCTACCCACCTCCCCTGCCCCTTACTTCACACCACACTGTACCCCCGGGGCGCCCTTTGCTATGGTTTTGAGAGgtaagtgtagttattgctaaaaacgacaacaacaacaaatcaaTCTATATATCGTTTTGGCTTTCtcgttttggaaaaaaaaacccacaatTCTAagtgttatttttattcacaGAGATTGATTAACCTTCCTTCCCCCTAACCCAACCTTTCTAATAGCGTGCTGTCATGTTGTTCTTTTGATTGTAGAGATTATGTCGCGTTCGGATCACCACGACTTGAGTTGTGGTATTCAGTGCAGGTTATTATGGGATGGCTTCGGCACGTGGCACAATGTCAATGGCAAATTACTATGGAAGCCGTATGTACCACGTGACGGTGAGTGCAATGCATCACGGGATCACATCTTCTGGAATCACACGTAAAGGCGCCGTATTAGATTATTTATTAGATATCTTTTACGTTTTATTTACCGAACAAAAATAACAGAACTAAACTCCAGCAACCTTTTTGCCAACTCAACGTGAGAAGATCCTACCTTGAACTTATTTTGGGTCGCTCTGCTCTGTCGATTGTGCTAGCATAATTTCTGGCATAATTTCACTGcgagtccagagtgctaattCACACCATGAGAACCATATTACACATGTCATTATTTAAAGGTGCTACTGTCCTCAATCAGCCCTGAAGTTGTCGTATTCTTCCTCGTGTTATCCAGATAAGCCGTTCATCTCCCTCCTCTCCGTCCCCGCACGCTTATACAAAAGCAGTATACTTTGGATTTATGGGGATTCAGTCTCCGAGCAGTTCTTCTCCGGGATCAGAAAACACCCCCTGTGCACCCGGGTTTTTCGCTGGTGCGGTCACACCTACAACTGGGTCTACAAGCTCCGAGGTATACGGCATATTACAATGCTTTTTGCTTTCAATCCGCTCTTGCTGCACTTCCATACAGATCAAAAGAACGTGTTTTTATCCGGTTGCTTGAAATTCGCGTTTCCCTCTTTACCAAATGTTAACTACCCACTACTCGATAAGAATCCATTTCGTCCCCCCTCTCATTTTGTAGGGGCTCCGAAAATAAGTTTGATACTATTTTTATATTACATATCTTAGCAAGCAGGCAAACTAATACACTGCTCGAAAAAATCCACAGGTAACTTTTCTATTTCAAAGTCACAAGATGACGACAAagattttgatgacgtcagaaTCCTCAACGAGatagatgacgtcataagCCTGGATATCTTCGACCGAGACAGCACTATACTACTTAATGCAGGGCTCCATTACTTGGAAAGCACAAACTTCACCAACTACCAGAGGCTGATAGACGGAATCGTGCTGCTTTTCAAAAGGGCTAAAGACGAGCCACGTGACCTGATCCCAGGCGCTTCGCGACCTTTCCCTGGTCACATGATCTGGAAGACCACGACTTCGCTGAATAAGCACAAGCTGGATGGAAAGCATTTGCAGTCGCGAAGGTTCTTGACGTCACAGGTATGCAGAGCTCTTTGAGGTTAATCGCAGACTCTGTTGCCTATGGAAAATTTAAAAACTCGGTTTGTTTTTGGAGAAAATCGACCGAGGTGCATGCGCCACAGATGAGGCCTTGAGCTGATATTCCTAGCGAGGCCAAACGGTCGAGTACTGTACACGGATTTCGTGCATACACCAAAGCGCTTTTCTCTCAAGAACAGCTTGTTGTTAATTACAATAACCATTCATTACGCAATTGCTAAAATATACATTAAACCAGACAAAAGCAATAGATATTTTAAGAAagctgggaaaaaatgcaaatgTTTTATCTGAAATCTAGATGTGAAGAACATTTCTCATGTGAATTGAGGGTAACGGTTTGaaattttcaatgaaatacCCAATTTATGTCATTGCCTGTTTATAAGACAACTAAAAAACCAACTAAATCAAATTCAACTTTAATTCATCTTTGCTAATAATCCTGTTTTATATCCACTATTCATGTTccataacaataataatactgTATTTGATAAtatggtttttgtggtcagcAGCGCGTCCTGCTTTTTAATGCGTACGCATCCAGCGCCATGTGCCATGCCGGATTTGACGTCTTGGATGTATACCCGCTGACCGACTCTTATCCGCTGGGGACAGGCACACCTGAGAGACCAAAGGATGCCGTACATTATGAGCACTTTGTGTTTGATTCTGTGGAGCGACTTCTCCTGGATCATTTCGCCAGGCTGCCGAGAAAGAACTGAGAAATCAGCACAACGTGTGCCTAAATCTCATCAGGGCTGCTAAAGATGGGACCTAGCTATGAGCACTTTGTGTTTGCCtctttgatatttttaaagatCCTTACTGTGTGTTCATTTAATAgcccaagggggaggggagatatTGGGGGTAGGAACGGGaagctgaggggggggggggggggggggcggcgACATTTTATAACCATCCAAAGCgggtgggggaggggctcTGAGGTTTTAAGGTGTCGTGGTTAAGATTTTTCTCCCGCCACAGGGTAGTTAATGTACACTCCATAAGATATCTAACACCCTAAGAAACGCAAGGCGCGCAGCTCCTATTCGCTTTGACCGCAGAAAAGCAGTGTTTCGACTTTCTAAAAAAACTGCTTTTTGCACCATTTAGTTAATGAATATTTTCGCCTGACACCATAAAGATAGAAATAGAAATGGTTTCTATATGCATAAAATTAGAATCCCTTGATATTAAATCgaatcaagagagcataagataagagagggacactctGGTATTACCCgtgcgccatgtcgattccgaatctggctatttttagtaaccaccaccccatcACTGCGCAtcagcatttttactcaccctatccccgcgctttggcatttacatcttgttgtttaccGCTGTTTTGGGacttgaaacaaaaaaaatctatatttaCAAATACCATTGAAAAAATCTGATTCTATCATCAAGGATACAAGCAGTTGCTGTATATTTAGGGGATGTAGTAGATAAaagagacttcattcaaaatcaagggcggaaaacctcgtgctttAAAAAACCGCTTccgctctaacttgctgctttTTCGTGGTTTTTtaacattcattatcttcctaatggtcaaacgaatatgtaagttagacattagatatgatattgatttttgtgaatattccggagaattgagaaggaatccaagaaaatacatttcataaaactatccttgtagcgagggaatgcatttttgtgatgaccAAAGCCAgtaagctgaagtatctgagcttttctTATAGTGTAAAAATAAggagggagatattactgtactgttatacaagctggagtcAGGATTTGAATAAAACgcggtatcacagccattttatcgctcgtcgg encodes:
- the LOC5511879 gene encoding uncharacterized protein LOC5511879 isoform X2, which produces MSREARWSLMIYIRHRRRRLVIVLTTLLFAIIILKILFTETRDQRVVDFLRDWCRVRRARVDWEQVLKPCKGRTTWGAKHDRWDSSQETDPGASYILLWDIHPAGEFTRFSIQSQTTAGRPKTIGGDSWRVQINGPSSVAGTVFDHANGTYEVLLLVTVPGLYSVDAVLEYSLCNGYTDPPADWFIIGSAQGKGQKEGVLGTERPYLLKKLWGGQPITVTIPPAPDNRTLLSEIMSRSDHHDLSCGIQCRLLWDGFGTWHNVNGKLLWKPYVPRDDKPFISLLSVPARLYKSSILWIYGDSVSEQFFSGIRKHPLCTRVFRWCGHTYNWVYKLRGNFSISKSQDDDKDFDDVRILNEIDDVISLDIFDRDSTILLNAGLHYLESTNFTNYQRLIDGIVLLFKRAKDEPRDLIPGASRPFPGHMIWKTTTSLNKHKLDGKHLQSRRFLTSQRVLLFNAYASSAMCHAGFDVLDVYPLTDSYPLGTGTPERPKDAVHYEHFVFDSVERLLLDHFARLPRKN
- the LOC5511880 gene encoding uncharacterized protein LOC5511880; amino-acid sequence: MYFGFCFIAFICVATIVSSHKAKDKTDWDTLDITFGKFDKLPLGSRAAGAAGWSRDASCSDKPRNSFQGYRYQKDGDITTRLLYDCDGYIAGAQTTITPMARFPTVHNSHPWLQNQDGTVSATMYFRDPKRICLCRKKPCKPKDKPIIGDRLWLQMKNGGEKPKFMEIPLNVDEFRNTPWVEGECVRAMGVHYHYNISKTFDCDYALPVFLLVDKTSHKVHGFGWAVPLKVEKTNRWEHPPPAIFGRSIKEKDMPNCIVDYPVVSVQHIYFKNPLAIGC
- the LOC5511879 gene encoding uncharacterized protein LOC5511879 isoform X1 — its product is MSREARWSLMIYIRHRRRRLVIVLTTLLFAIIILKILFTETRDQRVVDFLRDWCRVRRARVDWEQVLKPCKGRTTWGAKHDRWDSSQETDPGASYILLWDIHPAGEFTRFSIQSQTTAGRPKTIGGDSWRVQINGPSSVAGTVFDHANGTYEVLLLVTVPGLYSVDAVLEYSLCNGYTDPPADWFIIGSAQGKGQKEGVLGTERPYLLKKLWGGQPITVTIPPAPDNRTLLSEIMSRSDHHDLSCGIQCRLLWDGFGTWHNVNGKLLWKPYVPRDDKPFISLLSVPARLYKSSILWIYGDSVSEQFFSGIRKHPLCTRVFRWCGHTYNWVYKLRGNFSISKSQDDDKDFDDVRILNEIDDVISLDIFDRDSTILLNAGLHYLESTNFTNYQRLIDGIVLLFKRAKDEPRDLIPGASRPFPGHMIWKTTTSLNKHKLDGKHLQSRRFLTSQQRVLLFNAYASSAMCHAGFDVLDVYPLTDSYPLGTGTPERPKDAVHYEHFVFDSVERLLLDHFARLPRKN